One Bartonella tribocorum CIP 105476 genomic window carries:
- a CDS encoding HIT family protein, with amino-acid sequence MKQTYDNNNIFAKLIRNEIPSVRVYEDDDVIGFMDIMPQAPGHTLVIPKKGSRNLLDADTEILFPVIKAVQKIANAVKKAFQADGITIMQFNEAASQQTVYHLHFHIIPRMEGIELTPHNGVITPTEILEENAKKIRAAL; translated from the coding sequence ATGAAACAAACTTATGACAATAACAATATTTTTGCTAAATTAATTCGTAATGAAATCCCTTCTGTTCGTGTTTACGAAGATGATGATGTTATTGGCTTCATGGATATCATGCCACAAGCACCAGGTCATACGTTGGTCATTCCCAAAAAAGGTTCTAGAAACTTACTTGATGCCGATACTGAAATATTATTTCCTGTTATTAAAGCTGTTCAAAAAATTGCCAATGCCGTCAAAAAAGCCTTTCAAGCAGATGGTATAACGATCATGCAATTCAATGAAGCGGCTAGTCAACAAACCGTTTATCATCTCCATTTTCATATTATACCACGTATGGAAGGAATAGAACTTACCCCTCACAACGGGGTGATAACGCCTACAGAAATACTTGAAGAAAATGCAAAAAAAATTCGTGCCGCCTTGTAA
- a CDS encoding RidA family protein encodes MTNGIERNLEKLGITLPAATQPLANYISTSQSGNQLFISGQLPLINGKPIAIGKVGATVNAEQAQKASEACALNILAQLKATLGDLNRIKRVVKITVFVAVDSHFTDIPFVANGASDLFVDILGEIGKHARSAIGVASLPMDVPVEVEAIIEI; translated from the coding sequence ATGACCAATGGGATTGAAAGAAACTTAGAAAAATTGGGAATCACCCTTCCGGCAGCAACGCAACCCCTTGCTAATTACATCAGCACTTCACAAAGTGGCAATCAACTCTTTATTTCTGGGCAGCTCCCTCTTATCAATGGAAAACCTATAGCCATCGGTAAAGTTGGTGCAACTGTGAATGCTGAACAAGCCCAAAAAGCATCTGAAGCTTGTGCTCTCAATATTCTCGCTCAACTCAAAGCAACGCTGGGTGATCTCAATAGAATAAAACGCGTGGTAAAAATTACTGTTTTTGTGGCTGTCGATTCTCATTTTACTGATATCCCTTTTGTCGCTAATGGAGCTTCTGATTTATTCGTCGACATTCTTGGTGAAATTGGGAAACATGCCCGTTCTGCTATTGGCGTTGCCTCTCTTCCTATGGATGTTCCTGTAGAAGTTGAAGCCATCATAGAAATCTAA
- a CDS encoding cell envelope integrity EipB family protein, with protein sequence MIRALFIIILYIVFFCTVRAEEPIFIAPHRAIYDFHLDSVSHEMTISGMSGRMVYELTGSACQGYSTRFRFISRLHVEDMPVRLTDQQTTSYETGDSRTFRFNITDQEGEEVAHRAEGVAERTEDGITVTLKTPKEKEYKLAMAEFPMMQLKNIIRHAKAGDHFYNATVFDGTNKADKVIKESIAIGEKKALLSDSETEKMRKLDEEEYWPVTISYFDDSENKDGLPVYRSSFLLHENGVMRDLHIDYGTFSVRAKLNSLEFLELGKDLGQCENANIK encoded by the coding sequence ATGATTAGAGCATTATTTATAATAATTTTATATATTGTTTTTTTCTGTACAGTGAGAGCTGAAGAGCCTATTTTTATTGCACCTCATCGAGCAATTTATGATTTTCATCTCGATAGTGTTTCTCATGAAATGACAATTTCTGGGATGTCAGGGCGAATGGTTTACGAGCTTACTGGTTCGGCATGCCAAGGCTATAGCACACGTTTTCGTTTCATTAGCCGTCTTCATGTTGAAGATATGCCGGTACGTTTAACGGATCAACAGACGACGAGTTATGAAACAGGAGATAGTCGTACATTTCGTTTTAATATTACCGATCAAGAGGGAGAAGAGGTTGCACATCGTGCCGAAGGGGTCGCGGAGCGAACGGAAGATGGTATTACGGTTACCTTAAAGACGCCAAAGGAAAAAGAATATAAGCTCGCGATGGCAGAATTTCCAATGATGCAACTAAAGAATATTATCCGCCATGCAAAAGCGGGGGATCATTTTTATAACGCTACTGTATTTGATGGGACAAATAAAGCAGATAAAGTTATAAAAGAAAGTATCGCCATAGGGGAAAAGAAGGCGCTTTTATCTGACAGTGAGACGGAAAAAATGAGAAAATTGGATGAAGAAGAATATTGGCCTGTTACAATCTCTTATTTTGATGATAGTGAAAATAAAGATGGCTTGCCGGTTTATCGAAGCAGTTTTCTCTTACATGAGAATGGTGTCATGCGTGATCTTCATATAGATTATGGAACTTTTTCAGTACGTGCAAAATTGAACAGCCTTGAATTCCTCGAACTTGGGAAAGATCTTGGTCAATGTGAAAATGCAAATATTAAATGA
- the rpsB gene encoding 30S ribosomal protein S2: protein MALPDFTMHQLLEAGVHFGHQTHRWNPKMTPYIYGQRNNIHIIDLAQTVPLLHQALKLVSDTVARGGRILFVGTKRQASEIIADAANRSAQYYVNARWLGGMLTNWKTISNSIHRLRKLDKILAAEAQGFTKKERLNLERDREKLNRALGGIKDMGSVPDLIFVIDTNKENIALQEAKRLGIPVIAIIDTNCDPDDVTHPIPGNDDASRAISLYCDLFARAALDGIARQQGAMGIDLGAQVDAPVEPVLEEVEPVLEESAVLAVSE from the coding sequence ATGGCACTACCCGATTTTACTATGCACCAGCTTTTAGAAGCAGGTGTACATTTTGGTCACCAGACTCATCGCTGGAATCCCAAAATGACTCCCTATATTTATGGTCAGCGTAATAATATTCATATTATTGATCTTGCTCAGACCGTTCCGCTTTTACATCAAGCGCTTAAACTTGTTTCAGATACTGTTGCGCGTGGTGGTCGTATTCTCTTTGTTGGAACAAAACGGCAAGCGTCTGAAATTATTGCTGATGCAGCGAATCGTTCCGCCCAATATTATGTTAATGCGCGTTGGCTTGGCGGTATGCTGACGAACTGGAAAACAATTTCCAATTCAATACATCGTTTGCGGAAGCTTGATAAAATTCTTGCTGCTGAAGCGCAAGGCTTTACCAAAAAGGAACGTTTAAATCTTGAACGTGATCGTGAAAAGCTTAATCGTGCGCTTGGTGGTATTAAAGATATGGGCTCTGTTCCAGATCTTATCTTTGTCATCGATACAAATAAAGAAAATATTGCACTCCAAGAAGCAAAACGTTTAGGTATTCCGGTGATTGCTATTATTGATACCAATTGTGATCCCGACGACGTAACACATCCCATACCAGGTAATGACGATGCTTCACGTGCAATTTCTCTTTATTGCGATCTTTTTGCTCGTGCTGCTCTTGATGGTATTGCTCGTCAGCAAGGTGCAATGGGTATCGATTTAGGAGCTCAAGTTGATGCACCTGTGGAGCCTGTTTTGGAAGAAGTGGAGCCTGTTTTGGAAGAAAGTGCGGTTTTGGCAGTTTCTGAGTAA
- the tsf gene encoding translation elongation factor Ts, protein MSVTAAQVKELRELSGAGMMDCKAALAETNGDMDAAVDWLRKKGIAKADKKAGRTAAEGLIGVVSKDSHAVLVEINSETDFVARNDGFQDIVRNVATAALDTPGDVESVSVSLYPGSEKTVELTIKDAIGTIGENMTFRRSAKLSVENGVVATYIHNSVSDGLGKLGVLVAIETTGNKEAALAFGRQVAMHIAATNPLALTAQDVDAGAVEREKAIFSDQARQSGKPENIIEKMVEGRMRKFFEEVVLLSQAFVMNPDMTVEAALKDAEKSIGAPAKITGFIRFALGEGVEKEETDFAAEVAAAVKG, encoded by the coding sequence ATGAGCGTTACTGCTGCACAAGTAAAAGAACTTCGAGAATTATCTGGCGCCGGTATGATGGACTGTAAAGCAGCTCTAGCAGAAACCAATGGTGATATGGACGCTGCTGTTGATTGGCTTCGTAAAAAAGGGATAGCTAAAGCAGATAAAAAGGCAGGTCGTACAGCAGCTGAGGGATTAATCGGAGTTGTATCAAAAGATTCACATGCAGTTTTGGTTGAGATTAATTCTGAAACAGATTTTGTTGCACGCAATGATGGATTTCAAGACATTGTGCGTAATGTAGCAACGGCTGCTTTAGATACGCCAGGTGATGTTGAATCTGTTTCTGTTTCTCTTTATCCAGGCTCTGAGAAGACTGTAGAGCTTACAATTAAAGATGCAATTGGTACGATTGGCGAAAATATGACGTTTCGTCGTTCCGCTAAATTATCTGTTGAGAATGGTGTTGTTGCGACTTATATACACAATAGTGTGTCTGATGGGCTTGGGAAACTTGGTGTTTTGGTTGCAATTGAAACAACGGGAAATAAAGAAGCTGCTCTTGCTTTTGGTCGGCAGGTCGCGATGCATATTGCGGCAACCAATCCATTAGCGCTTACCGCACAGGATGTTGATGCTGGTGCTGTTGAACGTGAAAAAGCAATTTTTTCAGATCAAGCACGTCAGTCTGGAAAACCTGAAAATATCATTGAAAAAATGGTAGAAGGGCGTATGCGTAAGTTTTTTGAAGAGGTTGTTTTGCTTTCTCAAGCTTTTGTTATGAATCCTGATATGACTGTTGAGGCTGCTTTAAAGGACGCTGAGAAATCAATAGGTGCTCCAGCAAAAATCACAGGCTTTATTCGTTTTGCACTCGGGGAAGGTGTAGAAAAAGAGGAGACTGATTTTGCTGCAGAGGTTGCAGCAGCTGTAAAAGGCTAG
- the pyrH gene encoding UMP kinase, with amino-acid sequence MALARPYKRILLKASGEALMGGQSFGIDVSVVDRIAADIAEVRAMGIEVAVVIGGGNIFRGVAVASHGGDRVTGDHMGMLATAINSLALRTSLTKLGVETVVLSAIAMPQICESFSQRKAIAYMNQGKVVIFAGGTGNPFFTTDSAATLRAAEIGADVLLKGTQVDGIYSADPKIDPTAKRFDQLTHVEILQWGLSVMDSTAVTLARENNVPIIVYSIHEKGGLAKVLNGTGRFTMVSE; translated from the coding sequence ATGGCATTAGCACGTCCATATAAACGTATTCTTTTAAAGGCTTCTGGTGAAGCTCTTATGGGGGGGCAGAGCTTTGGCATTGATGTTTCTGTTGTCGACCGTATTGCAGCTGATATTGCAGAAGTGCGCGCAATGGGGATAGAAGTTGCGGTTGTTATCGGTGGGGGGAATATTTTTCGTGGTGTTGCTGTTGCTTCGCATGGTGGGGATCGCGTGACAGGCGATCATATGGGAATGCTTGCAACGGCTATTAACTCTTTAGCGTTGCGAACATCATTGACAAAGCTAGGGGTTGAAACGGTCGTGCTCTCTGCGATTGCGATGCCACAAATTTGTGAAAGTTTCTCGCAACGTAAAGCAATAGCTTATATGAATCAGGGAAAAGTTGTTATTTTTGCGGGTGGTACAGGAAATCCCTTTTTTACCACTGATTCTGCTGCGACTTTACGTGCAGCAGAAATTGGTGCAGATGTCCTTCTTAAAGGAACACAAGTCGATGGTATTTATTCAGCAGATCCAAAGATAGACCCTACAGCTAAGCGTTTTGATCAATTGACACATGTTGAAATTTTGCAATGGGGATTATCGGTTATGGATTCAACGGCGGTCACTTTAGCCCGTGAGAACAATGTACCGATTATTGTATATTCCATTCATGAAAAAGGCGGTTTAGCTAAGGTCTTGAATGGAACAGGGCGCTTTACAATGGTATCGGAATAA
- the frr gene encoding ribosome recycling factor, producing the protein MNVASIMDDLKRRMDGAIVAFKHELGGLRTGRASASLLEPLTVESYGSVVHINQVANISVPEPRMLFVSVWDKTMVGAVERAIRDSGLGLNPITDGTNLRIPLPELNEERRKELVKIAHHYAEQARVATRHVRRDGMDNLKKLEKDGEIGQDEAHSLSEKVQKLTDETIADIDKILAVKESEIMHV; encoded by the coding sequence ATGAATGTTGCATCAATTATGGATGATCTGAAACGTCGCATGGATGGCGCTATTGTGGCTTTTAAACATGAATTAGGTGGCTTGCGGACGGGACGGGCATCGGCGAGTTTATTAGAACCATTAACCGTTGAATCTTATGGTTCTGTTGTACACATCAATCAGGTTGCTAATATTTCTGTTCCCGAACCTCGGATGCTTTTCGTTTCTGTATGGGATAAAACGATGGTAGGAGCTGTTGAGCGTGCTATTCGCGATTCTGGTCTTGGTTTGAATCCTATAACTGATGGTACGAATTTACGTATTCCTTTGCCTGAGTTGAATGAAGAGCGCCGTAAGGAACTTGTGAAAATTGCGCATCACTATGCAGAGCAAGCGCGTGTTGCGACACGTCATGTTCGTCGTGATGGTATGGACAATTTGAAAAAGTTAGAAAAAGATGGCGAAATTGGACAAGATGAAGCCCATAGTTTATCCGAGAAAGTTCAAAAACTCACAGATGAAACTATTGCTGATATCGATAAAATTTTAGCCGTAAAAGAATCTGAAATTATGCACGTTTAA
- a CDS encoding phosphatidate cytidylyltransferase produces MSNLVYRVLTAFVFGIIALYLTWLGGTTFFLFAWCIGGFILYEWMRITEEKWCFLQKILAGIFYFLFGFFLVLNVSAVLVFCVLIVLAAVLAIISIKNSGWVFCGFLYASFPVVALCFLRDHEILGFQVVIFLFTIVWGTDIGGYFIGRALGGPKLAPQFSPNKTWSGALGGTFVGVFGGIWVAFVFFDINLASFFVPFLTLVLSVVSQLSDLGQSWFKRRFSVKDSSSLLPGHGGFMDRMDGLVGATCLLYLIGSLMFDMDTPFNLFSMI; encoded by the coding sequence TTGTCTAATTTGGTTTATCGTGTTTTAACAGCTTTTGTGTTTGGCATTATCGCTTTGTATCTGACATGGTTGGGAGGAACCACTTTTTTTCTGTTTGCGTGGTGTATTGGCGGTTTTATTCTTTATGAGTGGATGAGGATTACTGAAGAGAAGTGGTGTTTTTTACAAAAGATATTAGCAGGTATTTTTTATTTTCTCTTTGGCTTTTTTTTGGTGTTGAATGTCTCTGCTGTGCTGGTTTTTTGTGTTTTAATCGTATTGGCTGCGGTGTTGGCTATTATATCTATAAAAAACAGTGGTTGGGTTTTTTGTGGTTTTTTATATGCATCTTTTCCTGTTGTAGCTTTATGCTTTTTACGGGATCATGAGATATTGGGGTTCCAAGTTGTTATTTTCTTATTTACGATAGTTTGGGGAACCGACATTGGTGGATATTTTATCGGACGTGCATTGGGGGGGCCTAAATTAGCACCACAATTTTCTCCAAATAAAACATGGTCAGGAGCACTTGGTGGTACATTTGTCGGTGTTTTTGGTGGTATATGGGTTGCTTTTGTATTTTTTGATATAAATTTAGCAAGTTTTTTTGTACCATTCCTTACACTTGTTTTGTCCGTTGTTTCGCAATTGAGTGATTTAGGACAATCATGGTTTAAAAGACGGTTTTCTGTTAAAGACTCCAGTTCTTTATTGCCTGGACATGGTGGTTTTATGGATCGTATGGATGGATTGGTAGGGGCAACTTGTCTTCTTTATTTAATTGGTTCATTGATGTTTGATATGGATACACCTTTTAATCTTTTTAGTATGATTTAA